One Plasmodium berghei ANKA genome assembly, chromosome: 13 genomic region harbors:
- a CDS encoding zinc finger protein, putative: MALSTRKKKKPRNTINSKFLKIRKRTRDFDEVYNDYHTKPVLPYDVDKKGCGQFKCYACDIYFINDNAMKQHEKTKKHKRRVKLIANEKPYTYKDALRAAEITL; this comes from the exons a TGGCGTTGTCaacaagaaaaaaaaaaaaacctCGTAATACCATAAATagtaaatttttaaaaattcgAAAAAGGACGCGAGACTTTGACGAag TGTATAATGATTATCATACCAAGCCCGTTCTTCCGTATGATGTAGATAAAAAAGGATGTG gACAATTTAAATGCTATGCTTGTGACATTTACTTCATAAATGACAACGCAATGAAACAACATGAAAAAACGAAGAAGCATAAGAGACGAGTAAAACTCATAGCTAATGAAAAGCCCTATACTTAT AAAGATGCACTACGAGCTGCTGAAATTACTTTGTAA